The Triticum dicoccoides isolate Atlit2015 ecotype Zavitan unplaced genomic scaffold, WEW_v2.0 scaffold1372, whole genome shotgun sequence genome includes a region encoding these proteins:
- the LOC119343678 gene encoding uncharacterized protein LOC119343678 isoform X2 gives MIKDLQEFHHDATQILRPNMETWGKRSCVKSQYIKDTGDVVTSHVDPAKRIRELPCNKDEAEERAQAAEPEIACLNGDYERAMYLTQAEYEEERVQLAAEVESLRAIVAESGVFRSANEELRARVLQLEEDARNNTLALDAQEKMKEKLRTTEVLLTQAREAADSNNKMANKYEHGWSRVSAASTLVADAILGDTRISGDKELDRLNKAHVEAEALMATARATCTALFPDTDIGRNAASVANVMIDGPSEFHKWKVSASREGARMALATVVSHYPTLKLGKVQEGVNPDEPDVQALGRKVEHAAWKLASYCPLENHMDDLPAQEQE, from the exons ATGATCAAAGATCTGCAGGAATTCCATCACGATGCCACACAGATCTTGCGGCCGAATATGGAG ACATGGGGGAAACGCAGCTGTGTGAAGTCGCAATACATTAAGGACACCGGGGACGTGGTTACGAGCCATGTAGATCCTGCGAAGCGGATAAGGGAGCTGCCATGCAATAAGGATGAAGCCGAAGAGCGGGCACAAG CTGCCGAACCTGAGATTGCGTGCCTCAATGGTGACTACGAGCGAGCCATGTACCTCACTCAGGCGGAGTATGAAGAAGAGCGTGTGCAGCTTGCGGCAGAGGTGGAGTCTCTCCGTGCCATTGTCGCAGAGTCAGGCGTCTTTCGTTCCGCCAACGAGGAACTGCGGGCCCGTGTCTTGCAGCTGGAGGAGGACGCGAGGAATAACACTCTTGCCCTCGACGCTCAGGAGAAAATGAAGGAAAAACTCAGGACAACAGAGGTCCTTCTAACACAAGCCAGAGAAGCTGCTGACT CCAACAACAAGATGGCTAACAAGTATGAGCATGGTTGGTCTCGTGTATCTGCCGCCTCTACCCTTGTTGCGGATGCCATTCTAGGCGACACCCGTATCTCTGGAGACAAGGAGCTGGATCGTCTGAACAAGGCTCATGTGGAGGCAGAGGCTTTGATGGCCACGGCAAGAGCAACCTGCACTGCTCTGTTCCCGGACACAGATATTGGAAGGAATGCAGCTTCTGTCGCCAACGTCATGATTGACGGGCCGTCAGAGTTCCACAAGTGGAAGGTCTCTGCCTCTCGTGAAGGAGCTCGCATGGCTCTGGCCACTGTTGTTTCTCACTACCCAACTCTCAAGTTGGGCAAGGTGCAGGAGGGCGTTAACCCAGACGAGCCTGATGTCCAAGCTCTGGGCCGCAAGGTGGAGCATGCAGCGTGGAAGCTGGCATCTTACTGCCCTCTGGAGAATCACATGGATGACCTCCCTGCTCAAGAGCAGGAGTAG